The following coding sequences are from one Halorubrum sp. BOL3-1 window:
- a CDS encoding restriction endonuclease: MSDRRDLADAIDAIGTPDETTTPDHDPTNGRWLETEVADTLEEWGYRTARNERLFGLETDVIARRNEFCGDPTDFLVVECKDWHTTPVQRDAVEAIALRAALARAMPVLAIARHVTAGAWKLAQQLDVRILTQEDLWADCLRPLTECRPPHGTLYARREPPIRELRDRLPLLLHRRTRLDIEAPVFYAAGDGPCYVPDREGNTAYVNARESEYDFR; encoded by the coding sequence ATGAGTGACCGCCGCGATCTAGCGGACGCAATCGATGCCATCGGCACCCCTGATGAGACGACCACCCCGGATCATGACCCAACCAACGGACGCTGGCTCGAGACGGAAGTCGCCGACACCCTCGAAGAGTGGGGGTACAGGACGGCCCGCAACGAGCGACTCTTCGGGCTCGAAACCGACGTAATCGCGCGCCGCAATGAGTTCTGTGGGGATCCCACAGATTTTCTCGTCGTCGAGTGTAAAGACTGGCACACCACGCCGGTCCAGCGTGACGCCGTCGAAGCGATCGCGCTTCGGGCCGCGCTTGCCAGAGCGATGCCTGTCCTCGCAATCGCTCGCCACGTGACCGCCGGCGCCTGGAAGTTGGCCCAGCAACTCGACGTGCGGATCCTTACCCAAGAGGACCTCTGGGCCGATTGTCTCCGCCCGTTAACGGAATGCCGGCCCCCACACGGTACGCTCTACGCACGCCGGGAGCCGCCTATCCGGGAGTTGCGTGACCGGTTGCCACTCTTGCTCCATCGGAGAACCCGCCTCGACATTGAAGCGCCCGTGTTCTACGCTGCCGGCGACGGGCCGTGTTACGTGCCTGATCGAGAAGGGAACACGGCGTACGTCAACGCCCGCGAGAGCGAGTACGATTTCAGGTAG
- a CDS encoding HNH endonuclease signature motif containing protein — MSDDSFRQAVRAAWGGECLVCGRSPEGWLNTTEGARRQDKLSLHHINGDDTDNRVANVIPLCQSCHVHIHKVDEPPYRQWHRQLPIEHRNAWNAHYKEYYEGPRLDSSQAEWFFGDDEGTPESVKYRRHEPTEPDTDSTPAVDGSMSATPEDTDDSERHDVADRTGEDADVPTARRGVDPNLDPEAVSIEYTPNSGDRRRIRFIDRDDGPGWWQVEEAWTGQQWRPVGREPVTGVDVTIY; from the coding sequence ATGAGCGACGACAGCTTCCGGCAGGCCGTTCGCGCGGCGTGGGGCGGTGAATGTCTCGTCTGCGGCCGCTCACCAGAGGGGTGGCTCAACACCACCGAGGGAGCTCGTCGCCAAGACAAGCTCTCCTTACACCATATCAACGGGGATGACACCGACAATCGCGTCGCAAACGTGATCCCGTTATGTCAGAGTTGTCACGTCCACATCCACAAGGTAGATGAGCCACCCTACCGGCAGTGGCATCGACAGCTCCCGATCGAACACCGCAACGCGTGGAACGCCCACTACAAAGAGTACTATGAGGGACCACGGCTAGACAGCTCGCAGGCCGAGTGGTTCTTTGGTGATGATGAGGGCACGCCAGAGAGTGTGAAATATCGGCGTCACGAGCCAACCGAGCCGGATACTGATAGTACCCCTGCTGTCGACGGGTCGATGTCAGCCACACCGGAAGATACGGACGATAGTGAGCGACATGACGTGGCTGACAGGACGGGTGAGGACGCTGACGTACCCACGGCGCGTCGCGGCGTCGATCCAAATCTTGATCCGGAAGCGGTCAGTATCGAGTACACACCGAATAGCGGTGACCGCCGTCGAATTCGGTTCATCGACCGAGACGACGGTCCTGGCTGGTGGCAAGTTGAAGAAGCGTGGACCGGCCAGCAGTGGCGGCCGGTTGGTCGAGAGCCTGTCACGGGAGTCGATGTTACGATCTACTGA
- a CDS encoding AbrB/MazE/SpoVT family DNA-binding domain-containing protein, which produces MTKVDSKGRIVLPQEVRERLGITPGTEVDIHEEDGKAVVKPEDEPDKILEQMEQLVAEASSSREATTPLSEGVDPIAQKHRDAVRKGATNHCGE; this is translated from the coding sequence ATGACCAAGGTGGATTCAAAAGGACGAATTGTGCTTCCACAGGAAGTCCGAGAACGTCTCGGTATTACTCCCGGCACAGAAGTGGATATCCACGAAGAAGACGGCAAAGCTGTGGTGAAGCCCGAAGACGAGCCTGACAAGATTCTAGAACAGATGGAACAACTCGTTGCGGAAGCCTCTTCGAGCCGAGAGGCGACGACGCCGCTTTCTGAAGGCGTCGATCCAATCGCTCAAAAGCATCGAGATGCCGTTCGCAAGGGAGCGACGAATCACTGTGGTGAGTGA
- a CDS encoding transposase, with protein MSNTSATLQNVASVDDFLNAAATETVPLFEYLEFQFLREYDVFAPSKRGRTRVHQPPDLFRCFLHCYYENVYGTRPVTRELRHSLVWYYCGLDKPPSRDTIDRFLTDLEHVVDNVFDRLVEQAAARGLLDSTYSIDSTHAEAIQYNDAASWNYNPTAEEHYYGFGCTIVSTGSKIPIAAEFTQTKQAGQETAMRVTRDALAVDTPTWMLGDSAYDILDWHDHLLAAGVVPVAPYNPRNADDPLDIEYKVEDRIEEYSEDVQLKQSTLDETYTNRTGVERTNDAVKDCGLGHVRARGRVHARTEVFVALCLRLVIAITNYERGNLPGCEKL; from the coding sequence GTGTCCAACACCAGCGCAACCCTGCAAAATGTGGCTTCGGTCGACGACTTCTTGAATGCGGCGGCTACCGAAACAGTACCGCTGTTTGAATATCTTGAGTTCCAGTTTCTCAGAGAGTACGACGTGTTCGCCCCCTCGAAGCGGGGGCGAACACGAGTCCATCAGCCACCAGATCTCTTTCGCTGCTTTCTCCACTGCTACTACGAGAACGTCTACGGCACACGTCCAGTTACACGAGAACTCCGCCACAGCCTCGTTTGGTACTACTGCGGACTCGACAAACCGCCATCAAGAGATACGATTGATCGCTTTCTCACCGACCTCGAACACGTTGTTGACAATGTCTTCGACAGGCTCGTCGAGCAGGCCGCCGCTCGCGGCCTGCTCGACTCTACGTACTCTATCGATTCGACTCACGCCGAAGCGATCCAATATAACGACGCTGCATCGTGGAACTACAACCCTACAGCCGAAGAGCACTACTACGGCTTCGGCTGTACAATCGTCTCAACCGGCTCAAAGATCCCGATAGCAGCGGAATTCACACAAACTAAACAAGCCGGTCAGGAGACGGCGATGCGCGTCACACGTGACGCACTCGCCGTCGATACACCAACGTGGATGCTTGGAGACAGCGCGTACGACATCCTCGACTGGCACGACCACCTGCTGGCCGCAGGGGTCGTGCCAGTCGCTCCGTACAATCCGCGAAACGCTGACGACCCACTAGACATCGAATACAAGGTCGAAGATCGCATCGAAGAATACAGCGAGGATGTCCAGCTGAAGCAATCAACGTTAGACGAGACGTACACCAACCGAACAGGCGTTGAACGAACCAACGACGCAGTCAAGGACTGCGGCCTCGGGCACGTCCGCGCCCGAGGCCGCGTCCACGCACGAACAGAAGTGTTCGTTGCGCTGTGCCTACGGCTCGTTATTGCCATCACCAACTACGAGCGAGGAAACCTACCGGGCTGTGAGAAGCTATGA
- a CDS encoding DUF1616 domain-containing protein: MDRRDVWLLLPRPLRNLPADLAAVVLLTAVTLVSVFVPVLNETPLRIVFGLCFVLFLPGYAFVTALFPEAGGRSSSVTVDTTADSAAASSDKPSAVPGTDAAAEAETTAQPPEPDPEGIDGIERVGLSIAIVPLIGLVLNFTPWGIRLVPIVVAVAGFTLISVAVAARRRHALPPTDLFSVPYRTWLTTARAELVEPEGRTDAALNVLLVVSILLAIGSVGYAVAVPQQGEQFSEFYLLTENPDGELVADDYPEQLEQGERAELIVGISNNEYERTAYTVVVQLQEVTQEGNETQVINRQEIDRFTATLDHNTTHHEQHQLQPTRTGENLRVQYLLYDGEPPETPTQETAYRDLHLWVDVVDSSGQ, translated from the coding sequence ATGGATCGACGGGACGTATGGCTACTCCTTCCTCGTCCCCTTCGAAACCTTCCTGCCGATTTAGCTGCGGTTGTACTCCTCACGGCAGTCACGCTTGTGAGCGTGTTTGTTCCAGTTCTCAACGAGACTCCGCTGCGAATCGTGTTTGGACTGTGTTTCGTCTTATTTTTGCCTGGGTATGCGTTTGTTACTGCCCTCTTCCCAGAAGCCGGTGGCCGCTCATCTTCCGTAACAGTGGATACTACGGCGGATTCAGCTGCTGCGTCGAGCGACAAACCGAGTGCTGTCCCAGGCACTGATGCAGCAGCCGAAGCGGAGACAACAGCTCAACCGCCGGAACCGGACCCCGAGGGCATCGACGGTATTGAACGGGTTGGGCTCTCAATTGCTATTGTCCCCCTGATCGGGTTAGTGTTGAATTTCACCCCTTGGGGGATCCGACTCGTGCCAATCGTCGTCGCGGTGGCTGGCTTTACACTCATTAGTGTCGCGGTGGCTGCACGCCGTCGCCACGCACTGCCACCAACTGATCTGTTCTCGGTCCCGTATCGAACGTGGCTCACTACGGCGCGAGCGGAACTGGTTGAGCCTGAAGGTCGCACTGATGCTGCGCTCAATGTGCTCCTCGTTGTCTCGATATTGCTGGCGATCGGTAGTGTTGGCTATGCTGTTGCTGTCCCCCAACAGGGAGAGCAGTTCAGCGAATTTTATTTGTTGACTGAGAACCCTGACGGAGAGTTGGTGGCCGACGACTACCCCGAACAGCTAGAACAAGGTGAACGGGCAGAGCTGATCGTTGGCATCTCGAATAACGAGTATGAACGGACGGCGTACACGGTTGTGGTCCAACTACAGGAGGTTACCCAAGAGGGGAATGAGACCCAAGTAATCAATCGACAGGAGATCGATCGCTTCACAGCAACACTTGATCATAACACCACCCATCATGAGCAACATCAGCTTCAGCCAACACGAACTGGTGAGAACCTCCGCGTTCAGTACCTGTTGTACGATGGGGAACCCCCAGAGACGCCTACGCAGGAAACGGCGTATCGGGACCTCCATCTCTGGGTGGATGTCGTCGATTCTTCTGGTCAGTGA
- a CDS encoding archaellin/type IV pilin N-terminal domain-containing protein has protein sequence MFETILDEEERGQVGIGTLIVFIAMVLVAAIAAGVLINTAGFLQTQAEATGEESTSQVSDRLQIVSTSGDVDSNQNIENVSFIVATSPGSGAIDLNQTTVEFVGEQGQDRFEVDYSEVGEGIVGTDGGVLTDNSDRAELKFQLTTPNVTSGFNEYNSQPLAEDETVTVTFTTSSGASTVKEIRVPTTITSDDSSVRL, from the coding sequence ATGTTCGAAACCATACTGGACGAGGAAGAGCGCGGTCAAGTGGGGATCGGGACGCTCATCGTGTTCATCGCGATGGTGCTGGTGGCGGCGATCGCCGCCGGCGTCCTGATCAACACCGCCGGGTTCCTCCAGACGCAGGCGGAAGCAACGGGCGAAGAGAGTACAAGCCAGGTCTCAGACCGGCTTCAGATTGTGAGCACATCAGGCGATGTCGATAGCAACCAGAATATCGAAAATGTGAGTTTCATCGTCGCCACCTCTCCTGGATCGGGAGCGATTGATCTCAATCAAACGACCGTCGAATTCGTCGGCGAGCAGGGTCAAGATCGATTCGAAGTGGATTACAGTGAGGTTGGAGAGGGCATCGTCGGGACTGATGGTGGTGTTTTAACCGACAACAGTGATCGGGCTGAGCTGAAATTCCAGCTTACTACTCCCAACGTGACCTCGGGATTCAACGAGTACAATAGTCAACCGCTTGCAGAGGACGAAACGGTTACGGTGACATTCACTACCTCATCAGGCGCCTCCACAGTCAAGGAGATCCGGGTTCCGACAACGATCACGTCTGATGACAGCTCAGTGAGGCTGTGA